GCACGCCGTCGAAATTCCCGATCGTCACAACCGGATAGGGCGGCGCGACGGATAATTTTTCTAAACCTCGAACAACATTCATTAACGTATTGGAGCGGAAACCGCGTTTTTGCAGAAGTGAAACATAAATTAAAGCGCTTTCAGATGCAGGGTCTTGCTAGCGTCTCGGAATAATTTTTGATAGAATATACTTCATATAGTCACACAAGTCTCTGGAGACAAGCCATGTTCGATATCGGTTTTTTTGAATTAATGATTATTATGGGCATTGCCGTTGTAGTCATTGGACCGCAAAACCTTCCAAAACTCGCCAAAGCCATCGGTAAAGGATGGGGAGAATTTCAGGCAACCTTCAACTCCCTGAAACAGGATGTAATGCAGGAAGCGGACGACTTGAAACAACAAGTCAATATCGAAGGGCTGGAACAGGAAGTGAGTTCCGTCACCAAGATCGACGTCGACGTCAACCTCGACATTCCCGACGCAAACTCAATCAGCAACCTGAAAAACAAAAGAGCATCCGAGTTATAACCCACCTTTCGCCACGGGGCAACGGAATATTGGCCCCTGTACGGTTGATTGGCCGCCCAAAGGCAGGGCCATGATCAGTTCGATTTCGTTTCACCCCTTTTTGTCGCATTTGCCCATCGCCCTGTTCGTCGCCAGCATGGCGCTTCTTTTTCTCGGCTGGAAAAGAAAAGACCCGCGTTACAATCAGGCGGCGTCTTTCAACCTCAGTCTGGGCGTCATCGCCGCCGTGCTGGCCAATTTCTCCGGCATGGTGTCCTCCGACGTGCAATTCCGCTCCACCGTCGAGGTCGAAGGGCATCAAGGCTATTCATTCCTCTTCACCGTGATCTACGGATTCGCCACCGCCTATTCCTACACCCGGCCTTTCAGCCGAACCGCCCTCATCTACTATGGGGTCGGCTTTCTTTCCCTGCTCGCTTCCGCCGGGTCCGGCTTCGCTCTGGTCTTCCTTGCGAAAGGGTAAGTCCCTTTCAAAACGTCGCCGCGGACGCACCGAATACTTGCGCAGATCGCGTAATTTTTTCCCCGGCTCCTTATCTTCCACCGGCCACCACCCCGTCTGGCAATCCGAAACGATGCACCAGTTCGCCGCCATAATAACCCGTTGCCAGCACGCAATACAAACCCAGCGCAACAAAAGAGAAATATAAGTAATTTTTCACCCGCTTCGGGGCAAAGCGCGCGCTCGCCAGCGCCGCCGAAAAAACCACAAAGGTGGAAAAGGCGTAGAGAAGGTGCCGATTGACGTAGTCCCGGAACGCATCCTTGACCTCGATTTCCTGAAGACCCAGCAAACCCACGGCAAACACGGGAAAGATAAAAAAATATCCCAGCTTGATATTGAAAGCTCCCGCCAGCGCCACCGACTCTTCTTTGCGAAACGCGCCGTAAAGGTGAAATACCGAACCGGCAAATAGCAGGCCTACGGGAAAATGCACCAGCGTGGGATGGATCAGCGAGAAAAAATAATTCATTTTTTTTGACTGCCGCGTCGTCGCAATTCCGAAAGCGTCACTCCGGCGGCGACGGAAACGTTCAAGGATTCCACAGGGGAGAAGGATGGAATATGCACCACGGCATCGCATCGCTTCAAAGTGCGGTCCGAAATTCCCGCGCCTTCGTTGCCAAACACGGCAACGCAGGGGAATTTTATCTTTGCGTCATAAAGCGACACGCCGGAATTCGCGTCGGTCCCGATGATATAAAAACCCTTCTCCTTCAAATCGCGCAAAGCTGAAGGCAGGTCGGAAGCCTGATACAGCGGCGTCGTCTCCAAGGCCCCCTCCGCCATACGCGCCGCCGATGAAGACAGAGCCGCCTGGCCTTCGGAATCGCCGACCAGCAAACCTTCCACGCCAAAAAACGCGCAGGTCCTCAATATCGCGCCGAGGTTATGCGTATTGCTCACCGAATCCAGAGCCGCCAGCAAGGTGTTGCGTCCCAGAGGACGCCGGATCAACGAATAGGCCGATTCCGGTTTCACCGGTTTGAGAACGATCACCACGCCTTCATGATGCACGCTCGCCGCCACCTTGTTCAATTCTTCCGGCGGGATTTTTTTATAGGGTAATTTGTGGTCGCGACAATATCTTTTGACCGGCTCCATCTGCACGGCGCGGGCCGGGCTGAAAAAAACCCGAAGCATGTCGCCAGGGCGTTTCTTGAACGCGCTCATACAGGCCTTCCAGCCGTATAGAGTGAATTCATTCTCGCGAATCCATTGCGAACGCGACGTCGTCTTTTTAGTATCCGTTTCCTGTTTCAGGGGAAAGCCTCCTCAGTTTCTTGATTGCGACGCGCCGGGCGCCGGTGATTCCAGGAAAGTTTCAGCAAGACGCCATGCGCGCGTCGCTCAACCGCCATCTTTGAATATTTAAAATCTGCCTAATCTTGGCCGCCCATCTCAAATTCTAGCGACGCCCTCAACCGTGTCCGCCCATCTTTGTAAATTGAAAATTCTACCTAACCTTGACCGCACGACTTTGGAAATTGAAAAATCTGCCTGACCGCGTTCGCACGTTTTTGAAAATTGAAAAATCTGCCTAGCCGTGCCCACCCATCATGAACGCTTCGTTGTTCGCAAAAACGGGGATCGGGTAGGCCGCCGCGCGCGTGAAAAATTCTTCAATCTGTTCGACCACTTCGCGCGTGCTATGCAAACGGAACATGTTGCCGCGAAACGCCGCCGCGCCGGGATAGCCAAAGGCCAGCCACACCGCGAATTTACGCAGGTTCAGCAGGATATGCCGCAGATCGTAACAGTCCTCCAGCAAGACCTGAAAACGTCGGATCAGCGCCAGCGAGCCTTCAGGCGTGCGCCCATCGCGCCCCAGGCATTCGCGAAAAATCCAGGGATTGCGCAAGGCCCCGCGCCCGATCATCACCGCGTCCACGCCGCTTTCCCGCAAGCGTTGCCGCGCCGTCTCCGCGTCTCTGATATCGCCGTTGCCGATGATCGGCAGGCTCGTGCCCGCCTTCACTCTGGCGATCAACTCCCAGTCGGCGAAACCGTCATAACCCTGCGCCCGCGTGCGCCCGTGGATCGCCGCCCACTCGCACCCGGCGTTCTGCGCCGCTTTCACGCAATCGTGAATCGTTAGTTCATGCTGGTCCCAGCCCGTGCGCATCTTCACCGTCAACGGTAATGAAATCGCGCGTTGAATCTCGCTCAGATAACGTTCGAGACGAGCCGGTTCGCGCAGTAAGGCCGCGCCGCAACCTTTCTTGACGACTTTCTTGACCGGGCAACCGAGATTCACGTCGACAAAATCCGCGCCCTCCTCTTCGACAATGCGCGCCGCTTCCGCCATGTCCTCGGCGGTCTCGCCAAACAATTGCACGCCCACCAGCGATTTGCGACGCGGGTGAATGCCCATCATCTGCCGGGTTTTCTGCGAATTGTAGATCAGACCTTTCGCCGAAACTAGTTCCGAGACCAGCAGGCCCGCGTCCATTTCATCCATCAATTGCCGGAAACAAATTTCGGTGATCCCCGCCATCGGCGCCAGCCAGAAGGGATTTTGAATCCGGTCTATCAGGCGCTGGTTCTGCAAAGGCTTCGATTCCAGCGCGTCTTGTGAAATTATCGTCATCTCATTCATGTGGATTCGCTCGCGGAAACTACCGGGACGCCCGCGCTCTCATCCAATCCGCTTAGGAACGGCTCGAAATGCGCAGGCGGACGCGCCGTCAATTCGATTCTACGATCCAGGCTATCAAAGGCCAGACGGTGCGCGTGCAAACCGAATTCATAACAGTCCGGCATCGCCGTCCCGTAAACCGAATCATTGTATAAAGGCAAACCGGCAGATGCGAGATGCACCCGTATCTGGTTCGTCCGCCCGGTCCGCGGGACCACGCGAAACAGACTCAGACCCTCGCGCGAACATAACAAACTCGCTTCCGTGTAAGCCGATTTCGCCCCCTCGCCGTTCGAAATTTTGCGTCGCGACCCGCTGGTTTTGCCGATCGGCGCGTCGATCTTCAACTCGCGTTGCGCCGAGCTACCCAGCGCCAAGGCCAGATATTCCTTGTGAACCTGATTTTTCTGAAATTGTACCGCAAGATGCGACGCCGCCTGGCGAGTCCGCGCGAACACGATCAAGCCCGTGGTTTCCGCATCAAGGCGTTGTACTGGACGCGGAATCTCGCGCGGATACACCCGACGCAAAAGCTCCGTCATGCTGTTCTCGAAAAAAC
This window of the Candidatus Nitrohelix vancouverensis genome carries:
- a CDS encoding RNA methyltransferase — encoded protein: MSAFKKRPGDMLRVFFSPARAVQMEPVKRYCRDHKLPYKKIPPEELNKVAASVHHEGVVIVLKPVKPESAYSLIRRPLGRNTLLAALDSVSNTHNLGAILRTCAFFGVEGLLVGDSEGQAALSSSAARMAEGALETTPLYQASDLPSALRDLKEKGFYIIGTDANSGVSLYDAKIKFPCVAVFGNEGAGISDRTLKRCDAVVHIPSFSPVESLNVSVAAGVTLSELRRRGSQKK
- the dusB gene encoding tRNA dihydrouridine synthase DusB — translated: MTIISQDALESKPLQNQRLIDRIQNPFWLAPMAGITEICFRQLMDEMDAGLLVSELVSAKGLIYNSQKTRQMMGIHPRRKSLVGVQLFGETAEDMAEAARIVEEEGADFVDVNLGCPVKKVVKKGCGAALLREPARLERYLSEIQRAISLPLTVKMRTGWDQHELTIHDCVKAAQNAGCEWAAIHGRTRAQGYDGFADWELIARVKAGTSLPIIGNGDIRDAETARQRLRESGVDAVMIGRGALRNPWIFRECLGRDGRTPEGSLALIRRFQVLLEDCYDLRHILLNLRKFAVWLAFGYPGAAAFRGNMFRLHSTREVVEQIEEFFTRAAAYPIPVFANNEAFMMGGHG
- a CDS encoding RluA family pseudouridine synthase, which gives rise to MTLFSPPPSQQIYRSHVPERYDGFMIEDYFASRFNYLPLEEWVGVIDSGCIHLNGKPARPGAVLSAQDQTEARLGWRQEPPARRHLEIVYEDAAIRVFNKAAPLPVHPCGRFFENSMTELLRRVYPREIPRPVQRLDAETTGLIVFARTRQAASHLAVQFQKNQVHKEYLALALGSSAQRELKIDAPIGKTSGSRRKISNGEGAKSAYTEASLLCSREGLSLFRVVPRTGRTNQIRVHLASAGLPLYNDSVYGTAMPDCYEFGLHAHRLAFDSLDRRIELTARPPAHFEPFLSGLDESAGVPVVSASEST